The following are encoded in a window of Brevibacillus sp. DP1.3A genomic DNA:
- the abc-f gene encoding ribosomal protection-like ABC-F family protein: MVPLTILRVCNLHKSFGERTILSDVSLEIGVQERIGLVGVNGTGKTTLANILFGNLQSDEGSIIQMKQDLKIGYLLQSCSYTVNSFQSILLDGNNAEQVDKFLEVTSFIGLNKVQEWREDRFDGLSGGERTKLALANIWISQPDFLILDEPTNHLDFQGVEWLTEEMGKFSGTILVISHDRYFLDKTVNRIIELDDGKLKSYAGNYSFYREEKERQYQSQLHLYQTQKKQSEKVQAEIAQLKTWTAAGHRQAGKQGSLSENRQIGLREHDRAKVKKLDKQVKNKLKRLERMITEGVEKPKQEQKVSFDFGSASKRGKRLAEAKGLGKKYGERWLFRNTEFAIQRGNRIGLIGPNGCGKTTLIRMLLDQERWTEGDLWISPTAEVVYLSQDVTDLPEESTGLNLISHFRGEIQSKARILMHNMGLDEAKLSREIKKWSLGERTRFKIGRMILMEHNFLILDEPTNHLDLQSREQLEDTLADYNGTMLIVSHDRYMLEKLCDQLLVFENGKFKQVLGTFSEYMNRQLSEGNGSNEKVPSKKSRVEEEQLLVIETRLSLVLGDLTKHEIGSPAYNELDNEFKDLIRQKRELLK, from the coding sequence GTGGTACCATTGACAATACTTAGAGTTTGTAACCTTCATAAAAGTTTCGGAGAGCGCACGATTCTATCAGATGTATCCTTGGAGATCGGGGTACAAGAGCGCATCGGATTAGTTGGAGTTAACGGCACAGGTAAGACTACACTTGCCAATATCCTGTTCGGCAATCTTCAGTCAGACGAAGGAAGCATCATTCAGATGAAACAGGATCTCAAGATTGGCTACCTGCTACAATCTTGCTCCTATACGGTAAATAGTTTTCAGTCGATATTGCTCGATGGCAATAATGCTGAACAGGTAGATAAGTTCCTTGAAGTGACAAGCTTTATCGGTCTCAACAAAGTACAGGAGTGGCGGGAAGATCGTTTTGACGGTTTGAGTGGCGGAGAGCGTACCAAACTGGCTCTCGCTAACATATGGATTAGTCAGCCAGATTTCCTGATTCTAGACGAGCCGACCAACCATCTTGATTTTCAAGGGGTCGAGTGGCTGACGGAAGAGATGGGAAAGTTCTCGGGCACAATCTTGGTGATCTCCCACGACCGTTACTTCCTCGACAAAACTGTTAATCGGATTATCGAACTCGATGACGGTAAACTCAAGTCGTATGCAGGCAACTACTCGTTCTATCGCGAGGAGAAGGAGCGTCAGTACCAATCTCAACTGCACCTCTATCAGACACAAAAGAAACAAAGTGAAAAAGTCCAAGCAGAAATAGCCCAACTTAAGACTTGGACGGCGGCTGGACACAGGCAAGCGGGTAAACAAGGCTCCTTATCTGAGAATCGCCAAATCGGTTTGCGCGAACATGATCGTGCAAAGGTCAAGAAACTTGACAAACAGGTGAAGAACAAGCTCAAACGTCTGGAACGCATGATAACGGAGGGCGTAGAAAAACCAAAGCAAGAACAAAAAGTTTCATTCGATTTTGGCAGTGCTTCCAAGCGAGGCAAGCGTCTCGCTGAAGCGAAGGGGCTTGGGAAAAAGTACGGAGAACGCTGGTTGTTCCGGAATACGGAGTTTGCCATCCAGCGCGGAAATCGCATCGGATTGATCGGTCCGAATGGTTGTGGAAAAACCACCCTGATCCGGATGTTGCTTGACCAAGAACGCTGGACGGAAGGGGATCTGTGGATTAGCCCGACGGCTGAAGTTGTCTATCTCTCGCAGGATGTAACTGACTTACCAGAAGAATCGACGGGCCTGAATCTGATCTCCCATTTCCGAGGCGAGATTCAATCCAAGGCACGCATCCTCATGCACAACATGGGACTTGACGAGGCAAAGCTCTCGCGCGAGATCAAGAAGTGGAGTTTAGGGGAACGCACCCGCTTTAAGATTGGCCGTATGATCCTAATGGAACACAACTTCTTGATCCTCGACGAGCCGACCAACCACCTTGACCTGCAAAGCCGCGAGCAATTGGAGGATACACTCGCAGATTACAACGGTACGATGTTGATCGTTTCCCATGATCGCTATATGTTAGAGAAGTTGTGCGACCAGCTGTTGGTGTTTGAAAACGGAAAGTTCAAACAGGTGCTGGGGACCTTTAGCGAATACATGAATCGCCAATTGAGTGAAGGAAATGGCTCGAATGAGAAGGTTCCTTCGAAAAAAAGTCGGGTAGAGGAGGAACAGTTGCTTGTCATCGAAACTCGCTTGAGCTTGGTGCTCGGAGATCTCACCAAGCACGAGATTGGCTCCCCTGCCTATAACGAGCTCGACAATGAATTCAAAGATTTGATACGCCAAAAAAGGGAGCTCCTAAAATGA
- a CDS encoding site-specific integrase: MDIFSKYNYEEICVDLGINIEDLLCLIEKKTIPKQIERAEYTIVHVTEKFKKLIKQQQVNGRKSLQTVRYYINFINRFEQFVYKVNPEMSIYSLNESLFDDFLLTCQPRQETVLSPGTINTYIGILRRLLSFAHYEGYLDKDLRYRFERHSTKLLPRYYQDSHLKAMLEMTKRKTHAYLWSTILWFLLGTGCRVSELINVRVKDFDIETNLLYTVGKGRKERYIPIYPHIKEIVLEYLYLTGVKEWNKGLTGYLFARDHGVKRERKLSVRSVQYQVHDIITKLGFDRRFNVHSFRHTFAVNCLRAGMKIEYLSQILGHDNPATTYTYIQLLPIDLKSEIMNKFPFPLEKLVHQIYGTGVYEHGQHSDGDRPIYH; the protein is encoded by the coding sequence ATGGATATTTTCTCCAAATATAACTACGAAGAGATATGTGTTGACTTAGGAATTAATATAGAAGATTTACTCTGCCTGATAGAGAAAAAAACTATCCCAAAGCAGATTGAAAGAGCAGAATATACGATTGTACATGTAACTGAAAAATTCAAAAAACTAATTAAACAACAGCAAGTAAACGGAAGGAAGTCGTTGCAAACAGTTCGATACTACATAAACTTTATAAACAGATTCGAACAGTTCGTCTACAAGGTAAATCCGGAGATGAGTATCTATTCACTGAATGAGTCACTCTTTGATGATTTTCTTTTGACCTGTCAACCTCGACAAGAAACTGTTCTTTCGCCAGGTACTATTAATACATATATAGGTATTTTGAGACGACTGTTATCCTTTGCCCATTATGAGGGATATCTCGACAAAGATTTACGATATCGTTTTGAGAGGCATAGCACGAAATTGCTCCCTAGGTACTATCAAGATAGCCATCTTAAAGCGATGCTGGAAATGACTAAGAGAAAAACTCATGCTTATCTTTGGAGTACAATCTTGTGGTTCTTGCTAGGAACTGGTTGTAGAGTAAGTGAACTGATTAATGTGCGGGTAAAGGATTTTGATATCGAAACAAACCTCCTTTATACAGTTGGGAAAGGAAGAAAAGAGCGCTATATCCCCATTTATCCTCATATTAAAGAAATCGTACTAGAATACTTGTATTTAACTGGTGTTAAAGAATGGAACAAAGGTCTGACCGGATATCTATTTGCCCGAGATCACGGGGTTAAACGTGAGAGGAAGTTATCTGTCAGAAGTGTCCAATATCAGGTCCATGATATCATAACCAAGCTTGGGTTTGATCGTCGCTTCAATGTTCATTCTTTCCGTCACACATTTGCCGTTAACTGTCTACGTGCAGGTATGAAAATTGAGTATTTGAGTCAAATCCTCGGTCACGATAATCCCGCTACAACCTACACGTACATTCAACTTCTGCCTATTGATCTTAAGTCTGAGATTATGAACAAATTCCCGTTTCCGCTTGAAAAGCTAGTGCATCAAATCTACGGTACAGGAGTGTATGAACATGGACAACATTCAGATGGAGATAGACCGATTTATCATTAG
- a CDS encoding 4'-phosphopantetheinyl transferase superfamily protein, which produces MVTVGPKILIHWVKIPENLSSTEIQDRLDLLDAEECATYSRYKVDLKKIEFLVGRCLAKMALGQFLHVQSGNISFSKNEYGKLFLKNSPKPLYFNLSHTDEMVVCAFSANDEIGIDVEKTLADRFEVMKHVYVPEEIEWVNAQRDKKAKLHAFYKLWTRKEAVMKAVGKGFSLSPLSFTVPFDEEQAYDDEFYYYTFVPTTGYMITVATKLLSEQSPTYEMREVQLAELLAGRVEFTSLF; this is translated from the coding sequence ATGGTTACAGTAGGACCGAAGATTCTTATCCATTGGGTGAAAATACCAGAAAATCTGTCGTCGACAGAGATTCAAGATCGCTTGGACCTGTTGGATGCAGAGGAGTGTGCCACCTATTCTCGTTACAAAGTCGACTTAAAAAAGATTGAATTTTTGGTTGGGAGATGTCTCGCCAAAATGGCTTTGGGTCAGTTCTTACATGTGCAATCTGGTAATATCTCTTTCAGCAAAAACGAGTACGGGAAATTATTTCTGAAAAATTCACCAAAACCGTTATATTTCAATCTCTCACATACAGATGAGATGGTTGTATGTGCATTCTCCGCCAATGACGAGATAGGGATCGACGTAGAGAAGACTCTTGCTGACCGCTTCGAAGTTATGAAGCACGTTTATGTTCCGGAGGAAATCGAATGGGTGAATGCTCAACGAGACAAGAAGGCAAAGTTGCATGCTTTCTACAAGCTTTGGACTCGTAAGGAAGCTGTTATGAAGGCAGTCGGGAAAGGTTTCTCCCTGTCGCCACTCTCGTTCACAGTGCCGTTCGACGAAGAACAGGCGTATGACGACGAATTTTATTACTATACGTTTGTCCCTACGACGGGTTATATGATTACAGTCGCAACCAAGCTGCTTTCAGAACAATCTCCGACGTATGAAATGCGTGAAGTACAACTTGCAGAACTCTTGGCTGGACGTGTAGAATTCACCAGTCTTTTTTAA
- a CDS encoding phosphopantetheine-binding protein, whose product MTNTIGIATQLKEILKRELELGEQVDQLQLKDSLTSIGLSSLSFIKLIVAIENQFNFEFEDEDLNYKVFQTLQDVVNYVEKRIA is encoded by the coding sequence TTGACAAACACAATAGGTATCGCAACTCAACTTAAAGAAATTTTGAAACGTGAACTGGAGTTAGGTGAGCAAGTTGATCAACTTCAGCTCAAAGATTCCCTAACCAGTATTGGTCTTAGCTCCTTGAGCTTCATCAAGTTGATCGTCGCGATCGAAAATCAATTCAATTTCGAATTCGAAGATGAGGACTTGAACTATAAAGTCTTCCAAACGCTGCAAGATGTAGTGAATTACGTAGAAAAACGCATTGCATAA
- a CDS encoding serine hydrolase, whose translation MNMLSHACLNALEDSGTPGVAMAVLETETDVERYTFGLLGKNGDTPVRSTTLFQAASLSKPVTAWGVMKLVETGRLYLEDTVYEGLTVRHLLSHTGGLASVRDLGIRPHEEGGGLLTDVRSAHPVGEFWYTNAGYSLLQILIEKVSGKCFADYMCEEILEPLGMKHSSFNLGSDQLVDDAARGHDYLEQQVPLLWHVQQAAAGLYTTLDDLIRFAQANLNGGGGVLQPDMVALMHNRVERPIPYGLGYHILTLPKSSRLVWHSGHNRGYRTWIGLLPKLQKALVVLTNSDHGQSVIAEVVCKWLLQIIGDVPDGAKKTLDLLPRTRYQRYKHDMFSLQR comes from the coding sequence ATGAACATGTTATCTCACGCATGCTTGAATGCCCTTGAGGACTCTGGTACGCCAGGTGTCGCCATGGCTGTTCTAGAAACAGAAACGGATGTCGAACGGTACACTTTCGGCTTACTTGGTAAAAATGGCGATACACCGGTGCGTTCCACAACGCTTTTTCAAGCAGCTTCCTTGTCCAAGCCAGTGACAGCGTGGGGTGTGATGAAGCTCGTGGAAACAGGGCGTCTTTATCTCGAAGATACCGTGTACGAGGGTCTCACTGTCCGGCATCTGCTCTCACACACGGGGGGGCTGGCATCTGTCCGTGATCTCGGGATTCGTCCTCATGAAGAAGGCGGTGGCCTATTGACCGATGTTCGATCCGCACATCCTGTGGGCGAATTCTGGTATACCAATGCTGGTTACAGTCTCTTGCAAATACTGATCGAGAAAGTTTCGGGAAAATGCTTTGCTGACTACATGTGTGAAGAGATCCTCGAACCGCTCGGGATGAAACACAGCTCGTTCAACTTGGGTTCCGATCAATTAGTGGACGACGCTGCACGAGGGCACGACTATCTGGAGCAACAAGTGCCACTCCTCTGGCATGTGCAACAGGCAGCAGCAGGTTTGTACACGACGCTTGACGACCTGATCCGTTTCGCTCAGGCGAATCTGAACGGTGGCGGCGGTGTTTTGCAGCCAGATATGGTCGCTCTGATGCACAACCGTGTAGAACGTCCAATTCCCTACGGACTTGGATACCACATTCTGACTTTGCCAAAAAGCTCACGCCTCGTTTGGCATAGTGGGCACAATCGAGGGTATCGGACATGGATCGGTTTACTACCGAAGCTCCAAAAAGCACTGGTGGTGTTGACGAACAGCGATCACGGACAATCGGTGATCGCAGAAGTCGTCTGTAAATGGCTCTTACAGATAATCGGCGATGTGCCCGACGGTGCCAAGAAAACACTAGACCTGTTGCCTAGGACACGTTATCAACGATATAAGCATGACATGTTCAGCTTGCAACGGTAA
- a CDS encoding tyrosine-type recombinase/integrase: MDNIQMEIDRFIISAKLSHTTKQRYCKYLDEFTKYLSYLTNTNLEDLHYERIYRIHSQSGAFLCYKPIDAYLLDKYLTTHIEKGYNWLRLSKSAMSSLFNYLHRRYDFPNLVKKMTFNPKDYRTVKRPQRILSRREILLFLQSLIKHSKDLKRDVLLFSLLLSTGMRISEALNLKVSHVNCTDDAVFLTKTKTKVQRMVMLRDSFGLAINEYVRVNRLSDNDYLFSTQGNRQFTRVEVQTLLNNFLMMSGLEPINLHGLRHSFATLMFESGSELLVIQQLLGHSALGSTKTYVHPNYIRNYGVEIKENQTVYRIAKDLLMESDK; the protein is encoded by the coding sequence ATGGACAACATTCAGATGGAGATAGACCGATTTATCATTAGTGCCAAACTGTCTCATACGACTAAGCAGAGATACTGCAAATATCTTGACGAGTTTACAAAGTACCTTTCCTATTTAACTAACACAAACCTTGAAGATCTTCATTATGAGAGAATTTATAGAATCCATAGTCAGTCAGGAGCATTTCTATGTTACAAACCTATAGATGCTTATTTGCTTGATAAGTACCTTACTACTCACATTGAGAAAGGATACAATTGGCTGCGTTTATCAAAAAGCGCAATGAGCAGTCTATTTAATTATCTTCACAGAAGGTACGATTTTCCCAATCTGGTTAAAAAGATGACTTTTAATCCAAAAGATTATCGAACTGTAAAAAGACCTCAACGAATTCTTAGTAGACGTGAGATCCTTCTTTTTCTTCAAAGCCTGATCAAGCACAGCAAAGATTTAAAAAGAGATGTGCTTCTCTTCTCGCTTTTACTCTCTACGGGCATGAGAATTTCCGAAGCGTTAAATTTAAAGGTAAGTCACGTTAACTGTACGGATGATGCGGTTTTTCTTACTAAAACAAAAACCAAGGTACAGCGAATGGTTATGTTAAGAGATTCGTTTGGTTTAGCCATTAATGAATATGTAAGGGTGAATCGTTTATCCGATAATGATTACCTTTTTAGCACTCAAGGCAATAGGCAATTTACTCGGGTTGAGGTACAAACTCTTCTAAACAATTTTCTAATGATGAGCGGTCTTGAGCCGATTAATTTGCATGGCTTGAGACATTCATTTGCCACACTTATGTTTGAAAGCGGAAGCGAGTTATTGGTGATTCAGCAATTGTTAGGTCATAGTGCCTTAGGTTCGACTAAAACATATGTCCATCCCAATTATATTAGGAATTACGGCGTGGAGATAAAAGAGAACCAAACGGTGTATAGAATTGCAAAAGACCTCTTGATGGAGTCGGATAAATGA
- a CDS encoding methyltransferase domain-containing protein codes for MLKTNHFHLLACPKCQTKLTTEGDNLTCEPCGIKYIVRTEVPIMLMEESIDMSGVTILDNVRHVDKEDIKKHFTTVAESLEVSNMTRFVTFLNWGYKVTENEQYAQFEVDDSMLNKNPLKLLFEIVGQVNLKDKKVLDVGCGRGGNLAGINKYYKAHTCVGLDLTEASVQFDHVRHKGDNMFFLVGDAENLPFESETFDAVFNCESSHGYPNIHKFYDGVYRVLKTGGHFLYGDMLPTDKWPEFELYLISLGFEILRNQDITENILTSCDEVAENHYSAYGKMDQDFMEGMKDSLSLPGSGIYNDMQTGIQQFRVINAIKK; via the coding sequence TTGCTAAAAACGAATCACTTCCACCTGTTGGCTTGTCCAAAATGCCAAACAAAGCTTACTACAGAAGGCGACAACCTGACATGTGAGCCATGCGGTATCAAATACATCGTACGTACCGAGGTACCGATTATGTTGATGGAAGAGTCTATCGACATGAGTGGTGTGACTATTCTCGACAACGTTCGTCATGTCGATAAGGAGGACATCAAAAAGCACTTCACAACGGTTGCAGAGTCTCTTGAAGTCAGCAACATGACCCGATTTGTTACATTTCTGAACTGGGGTTACAAAGTGACAGAGAATGAGCAATATGCTCAATTCGAAGTAGACGATTCCATGCTGAACAAAAACCCGCTGAAGCTTTTGTTTGAGATCGTGGGACAAGTCAATCTGAAGGACAAGAAAGTTCTTGACGTTGGTTGTGGACGCGGTGGCAACTTGGCTGGTATTAACAAATATTACAAAGCTCATACCTGCGTGGGACTCGATCTCACCGAAGCATCTGTACAGTTCGACCATGTTCGTCATAAAGGCGACAACATGTTCTTCCTCGTAGGCGATGCGGAAAACCTACCGTTCGAAAGCGAAACATTCGATGCGGTGTTCAACTGCGAATCTTCGCACGGTTATCCCAACATTCATAAGTTTTATGATGGTGTGTACCGCGTGTTGAAAACAGGAGGTCACTTCCTGTACGGTGATATGTTGCCAACTGATAAGTGGCCAGAATTTGAGCTATACCTGATCTCGCTGGGCTTTGAGATCTTGCGCAACCAAGACATCACAGAGAACATCCTCACGTCTTGCGATGAAGTTGCCGAAAATCACTACTCGGCGTACGGGAAAATGGACCAGGATTTCATGGAAGGCATGAAAGATTCGCTCTCCTTGCCAGGGTCTGGAATTTACAATGATATGCAGACTGGGATACAGCAGTTCCGCGTCATCAATGCAATAAAAAAGTAA
- a CDS encoding site-specific integrase: protein MLKAHVVTMTKYCPPPKKTRFSKAVPHHFQQYLFQLESDGFSHVTIRNRERYVRKLYLFLAEQMGISESEMEDNFPLITLSHVREYEKHINELVQKGKLALRSRSFPLLATEEFIDYLFKKQVLSFQFRRLQNSKRRSSNPIPPIVDEFIEYLTQKNYSSLAQHRTSVMRFVSFVNQSHPNGVLTKINRNHISEYEQFLKNRIVNEQLTPASAYQYLLSLKLFLGFLSDKQIIMFTYVIPQHLVAQGKRANEYVPKEDIIRLLQSIQKIPRHYGRNMAIFLLILDTGCRPIEIANLKLSDVNISEMTVSLFSKKSGQRKLKVDPVVMKALKLYILQREKECVDHDSFFLKDTGEPLTVKIVNQVFAKANKNAFGKALYSAKALRHTYATNALDNHNNFDQTSKTMGHKYWVSTMYYLHRSHKRLLNNTLAYDPTTFINRGDL, encoded by the coding sequence ATGCTTAAAGCACATGTTGTGACAATGACCAAATACTGTCCTCCCCCGAAAAAAACAAGATTTTCTAAAGCTGTCCCCCACCATTTTCAACAGTATCTGTTTCAGCTTGAATCTGATGGATTCAGTCATGTAACAATTCGTAATAGAGAACGTTATGTACGAAAGTTATACTTATTTCTCGCAGAGCAAATGGGTATTTCAGAAAGTGAAATGGAAGACAATTTTCCTTTAATAACATTGAGCCATGTAAGAGAATATGAAAAACATATAAACGAGTTAGTGCAAAAGGGAAAGCTTGCATTAAGATCAAGAAGTTTCCCCCTTCTTGCTACAGAAGAATTCATTGACTATCTTTTTAAAAAGCAAGTTTTGAGTTTTCAATTTCGACGACTTCAGAATTCAAAGAGGAGAAGTTCTAATCCAATTCCACCGATTGTCGATGAGTTCATTGAATATTTAACTCAAAAAAACTATAGCAGTCTAGCTCAACATAGAACCTCCGTTATGAGGTTTGTCTCGTTTGTCAACCAGTCCCACCCTAATGGCGTATTAACGAAAATTAATCGTAATCATATTAGTGAATATGAACAGTTTCTTAAAAATAGAATCGTAAATGAACAGCTTACTCCTGCTTCTGCATACCAATATTTGCTTAGTTTAAAACTCTTTCTTGGATTTCTATCAGATAAACAAATAATCATGTTTACCTACGTAATTCCACAACATTTAGTAGCTCAGGGCAAGCGTGCTAACGAATATGTTCCTAAGGAGGATATTATTCGCTTGTTACAATCGATACAAAAAATACCTAGGCATTATGGTAGGAACATGGCTATCTTCTTACTTATACTGGATACCGGATGCAGACCGATCGAAATTGCCAATTTAAAGTTGAGCGATGTCAATATATCAGAAATGACTGTGTCTCTCTTCAGTAAAAAATCTGGTCAACGCAAGCTGAAAGTCGATCCAGTAGTGATGAAGGCCCTCAAACTATACATCTTACAGAGAGAAAAAGAATGTGTCGATCACGATTCCTTTTTTCTCAAGGATACGGGAGAGCCATTAACGGTAAAAATAGTTAATCAAGTATTTGCAAAGGCAAATAAGAATGCATTCGGCAAGGCCCTTTATTCCGCAAAAGCGCTTCGTCATACCTATGCAACCAATGCGCTCGATAATCATAACAATTTTGATCAAACATCTAAAACAATGGGACATAAGTATTGGGTATCTACGATGTACTACCTCCATCGTTCACACAAGAGATTACTTAATAATACTCTTGCTTACGACCCTACTACTTTTATCAATAGAGGTGATTTATAA